In one Prochlorococcus marinus XMU1404 genomic region, the following are encoded:
- the gshA gene encoding glutamate--cysteine ligase translates to MSQNNLCKGFEVELFTGSLNSHIGVSADIEAKFSNFVKEPDSRNVEYITTPEKEYKFLHEKLITPRKKLRQWLNGKGLTIIPSSTLCFKHDNQFQRSDIDNEYHQFIEDNYGISIATSSVHINIGIDDLDKLFAAIRLIRSEAALYLSISASSPFLNNKITENHSQRWIQFPKTPRKVPLFVNHNNYVDWIEENIDNKNMQNIRHFWSSIRPNGPQRPLILDRLELRICDFVHDINLLLGITAMLELRILNLFENINTLDPLTASIFSIDQLSEICDQNEMNAAKDSLNSELLHWQDGKKVICREWIQQLLSDLSSTAEKFNMKHLLKPIHKVLEEGNQSMKWINQYKGGLSIEQIMKISIEDMIKSEDENF, encoded by the coding sequence ATGAGTCAAAATAATCTTTGTAAAGGTTTTGAGGTAGAACTTTTCACAGGTTCTTTAAATTCACATATTGGTGTTTCAGCCGATATCGAAGCAAAATTTTCTAATTTTGTGAAAGAGCCAGATAGCAGAAATGTTGAATACATAACAACACCAGAAAAAGAATATAAGTTTTTACACGAGAAATTAATAACTCCTAGAAAAAAATTAAGGCAATGGCTAAATGGTAAAGGGTTAACAATTATTCCTTCATCCACTCTTTGTTTTAAACACGATAATCAATTTCAAAGATCTGATATTGATAATGAGTATCATCAATTTATAGAAGATAATTATGGAATTTCTATTGCAACTTCAAGTGTTCATATAAATATAGGAATAGATGACTTAGATAAGCTTTTTGCTGCTATAAGATTAATAAGATCTGAGGCTGCTTTATATCTATCGATAAGTGCTAGCTCTCCTTTTTTAAATAATAAAATTACGGAAAATCACTCACAGAGATGGATTCAATTTCCCAAAACACCACGTAAAGTCCCCCTTTTTGTAAATCACAATAACTACGTAGATTGGATCGAGGAAAATATAGATAATAAAAATATGCAGAATATTAGACATTTTTGGTCTTCAATCCGACCAAATGGTCCCCAAAGGCCTTTAATTCTCGATCGTTTGGAATTAAGAATTTGTGATTTTGTTCATGATATCAATTTGCTATTAGGGATAACAGCTATGCTAGAACTAAGAATTTTAAATCTTTTTGAAAATATAAATACTTTAGATCCTTTGACTGCGAGTATTTTTTCTATTGATCAATTATCAGAAATATGTGATCAAAATGAAATGAATGCTGCTAAAGATAGTTTGAATTCAGAGTTACTACACTGGCAAGATGGCAAAAAAGTTATTTGTAGAGAATGGATTCAACAATTATTATCAGATTTATCATCTACTGCAGAAAAATTTAATATGAAACATCTTTTGAAACCCATCCATAAAGTGCTCGAAGAGGGTAATCAATCTATGAAATGGATAAACCAATATAAAGGAGGTCTCTCTATTGAGCAGATAATGAAAATTTCTATCGAAGATATGATTAAGAGTGAAGACGAAAATTTTTGA
- a CDS encoding anthranilate synthase component I family protein encodes MISSQKDSFFKAYKEGKNFIPITQTWPADLETPLSTWLKLSSQDSHGVFLESVEGGESLGRWSIVATKPLWEAVCNGEEIVKTWNNGKTEIYKGDPFDILRTWTKEYKSTMLDNLPSIGQLYGSWGYELINRIEPSVPINEMSENNIPYGSWMFFDQLVVFDQIKRCITAVVYADTTSSKDSSIEEVYQNSISKIQETRNLMRVPLKENEFLDWNENDNMNLNLESNWKKKDFEDAVLSAKEFIRKGDIFQIVISQRFQTKVNNDPFNLYRSLRMVNPSPYMSFFDFGSWYLIGSSPEVMVKAEKNKYSQIVASLRPIAGTRPRGIDNQQDIELEKDLLKDPKEIAEHVMLIDLGRNDLGRVCEIGTVKVKDLMVIEKYSHVMHIVSEVEGILKNSADVWDLLKASFPAGTVTGAPKIRAMQLINHFEKDARGPYAGVYGSIDINGALNTAITIRTMIVRPTKDGKYDVSVQAGAGIVADSSPENEYQETINKAKGILKALACLDK; translated from the coding sequence ATGATCAGCTCTCAGAAAGATAGTTTTTTTAAAGCTTACAAAGAAGGTAAAAATTTTATACCTATCACTCAAACTTGGCCTGCTGATTTAGAAACCCCATTATCAACTTGGTTAAAATTATCCTCGCAAGATTCTCATGGTGTTTTCCTTGAGTCTGTAGAAGGTGGGGAAAGTTTGGGTAGATGGAGTATTGTGGCTACTAAACCTCTCTGGGAAGCGGTTTGTAACGGCGAAGAAATAGTGAAAACTTGGAATAATGGAAAAACTGAAATTTATAAAGGAGATCCTTTTGATATTTTAAGAACTTGGACAAAAGAATATAAGTCAACCATGCTTGATAACTTACCATCAATTGGACAATTATATGGCTCTTGGGGATATGAACTAATCAATCGAATAGAACCAAGTGTTCCAATTAATGAAATGTCAGAAAACAATATTCCTTATGGCTCTTGGATGTTTTTTGATCAGTTAGTTGTTTTTGATCAAATAAAAAGATGTATTACTGCAGTTGTTTATGCAGATACAACTTCTTCTAAAGATTCTTCTATTGAAGAGGTGTATCAAAACTCAATTTCTAAAATTCAGGAAACTAGAAATTTAATGAGAGTCCCTCTAAAAGAAAATGAGTTTTTAGATTGGAATGAAAATGATAATATGAACTTAAATCTTGAAAGTAATTGGAAGAAAAAAGATTTTGAGGATGCAGTTCTCTCTGCAAAAGAATTTATAAGAAAAGGAGATATTTTCCAAATAGTTATAAGTCAAAGATTCCAAACTAAAGTAAATAACGATCCCTTTAATTTGTATAGAAGTTTGAGGATGGTTAATCCATCTCCATACATGTCATTTTTTGATTTTGGCTCATGGTATCTGATAGGCTCAAGTCCTGAAGTAATGGTTAAAGCTGAAAAAAATAAATATAGTCAAATTGTTGCAAGTTTAAGACCAATAGCTGGAACAAGACCTAGAGGTATTGATAATCAACAAGACATAGAATTAGAAAAGGATTTATTAAAAGATCCGAAAGAGATAGCTGAGCATGTAATGCTTATTGATCTTGGGAGAAATGATCTTGGAAGAGTTTGTGAAATTGGTACTGTGAAGGTTAAAGATTTAATGGTTATTGAGAAATATTCACATGTTATGCATATAGTTAGTGAAGTTGAGGGAATCTTAAAAAACAGTGCTGATGTATGGGATTTACTAAAAGCATCTTTCCCCGCTGGGACAGTAACTGGTGCGCCAAAAATAAGAGCTATGCAATTGATTAATCACTTTGAAAAAGATGCTAGGGGCCCATATGCAGGTGTTTACGGATCTATTGATATTAACGGTGCATTAAATACCGCAATTACTATAAGAACAATGATAGTTAGGCCCACAAAAGATGGGAAATATGATGTTTCAGTTCAGGCAGGAGCTGGAATAGTTGCTGATTCTTCTCCTGAAAATGAATATCAAGAGACGATAAATAAAGCAAAGGGGATATTAAAAGCATTAGCCTGTCTGGATAAATAA
- a CDS encoding photosystem I reaction center subunit II PsaD: MTETLVGQFPKHIGSTGGLLNSAETEEKYAIVWKSTKEQAFELPTGGAAIMHEGDNLMYFARKEQCLALGTQLRAFKPRIEDFKIYRIFPGGDIEFLHPKDGVFPEKVNEGREKVGHNPRRIGENPNPAGLKFTTKNTFD; encoded by the coding sequence ATGACTGAAACTTTAGTTGGTCAATTTCCAAAGCATATAGGAAGTACTGGTGGTTTATTAAACTCAGCAGAAACTGAAGAAAAATATGCAATTGTATGGAAAAGTACGAAAGAACAAGCATTTGAATTGCCTACAGGCGGTGCCGCTATCATGCATGAAGGTGATAATTTAATGTACTTTGCAAGAAAAGAACAATGCCTCGCTTTGGGAACACAATTACGAGCTTTTAAACCAAGAATTGAGGATTTTAAAATCTATAGAATTTTTCCAGGTGGAGATATTGAATTTTTACATCCTAAAGATGGAGTCTTTCCTGAGAAAGTTAACGAAGGCAGAGAAAAAGTAGGCCATAACCCAAGAAGAATAGGTGAGAATCCTAATCCAGCTGGGTTGAAATTCACAACTAAGAATACTTTTGATTAA
- a CDS encoding sensor histidine kinase encodes MESKITIKKIQDLLIKGVQTIHVDDDTSRRMWWASLEVIQKDFLSQNCQQGGIWVASPLPALNDKKFFKKLNGWLWSPEGFPYFQKENAGFLPVNHSAKIKNDLNFISNYKVLNLSQKDGYEPFLMIITPNFQCILSIIGEKDKKILLMKCDEESLKISIELIHAKLNQENYDEGVKFRQAINNLGMLNINNQFEKIFWPTLSAKLAKLGPNHNIQNYLKNDEQNEKITEAKLLRAISHEVRTPLATIRTLISSTLKKYNMDESMRNRLIQIDNECNEQIDRFGLIFNAAELVSNESPSSNNLAKINLAEIFNKLSPLWNKQLNRRGISLKIDIPSQLPQILSDSEKLELMLRGLIDKNTRGLHEGSTLILELRPAGQKLKLQLKVQKLNSKNKEIPKIDNGSDLGPVLNWNPQTGSLQLSQNATQKLLASLGGHVTQRRDAGLTVFFPISDSN; translated from the coding sequence ATGGAATCAAAAATAACGATAAAAAAGATTCAAGACCTCTTGATTAAAGGAGTTCAAACAATACATGTTGATGATGATACCTCTAGAAGAATGTGGTGGGCCTCTTTAGAAGTTATTCAAAAAGATTTTCTCTCTCAGAATTGCCAGCAGGGAGGTATTTGGGTCGCATCTCCTTTGCCTGCTCTTAACGATAAAAAATTTTTTAAAAAACTTAATGGCTGGTTGTGGTCTCCGGAGGGGTTCCCATACTTTCAAAAAGAGAATGCAGGTTTTTTACCAGTTAATCATTCAGCTAAAATAAAAAATGATTTAAATTTTATTAGTAATTATAAAGTCTTAAATCTTAGTCAAAAAGATGGTTATGAACCATTTTTAATGATTATTACACCAAATTTTCAATGTATCTTATCAATAATAGGCGAAAAAGATAAGAAAATCCTATTAATGAAATGTGATGAAGAAAGCTTAAAAATTTCAATTGAATTAATACATGCGAAATTAAATCAAGAAAATTATGATGAAGGGGTTAAATTTCGTCAAGCAATTAATAATTTGGGCATGCTTAATATTAATAATCAATTTGAAAAAATTTTTTGGCCTACATTATCAGCAAAATTAGCAAAGTTGGGGCCAAACCACAACATACAAAATTATTTAAAAAATGATGAACAAAATGAGAAAATAACTGAAGCAAAATTGTTACGAGCAATTTCTCACGAAGTAAGGACTCCTTTAGCCACTATTAGAACCCTAATAAGTTCTACTTTGAAAAAATATAATATGGATGAATCCATGAGAAATCGTTTAATTCAAATAGATAATGAATGCAATGAACAAATAGATAGATTCGGTTTAATCTTTAATGCGGCAGAATTAGTCAGTAACGAAAGTCCTTCATCAAATAACTTGGCAAAAATCAACTTAGCTGAAATTTTTAATAAACTTTCTCCTCTATGGAATAAACAATTAAACCGACGTGGAATATCTTTAAAGATAGACATTCCCAGTCAACTCCCTCAAATTTTGAGTGATTCTGAAAAATTAGAATTAATGTTAAGGGGATTAATTGATAAAAATACTAGAGGGTTACATGAGGGTAGTACATTGATTTTAGAATTAAGACCGGCAGGTCAAAAACTGAAACTTCAACTAAAAGTACAGAAATTAAATAGTAAGAATAAAGAAATACCAAAAATAGATAATGGGTCTGATTTGGGACCTGTTTTAAATTGGAATCCTCAAACCGGTAGCCTACAACTAAGTCAGAACGCTACTCAAAAGTTGTTAGCTAGTTTAGGAGGACATGTCACACAAAGGCGTGATGCCGGTTTGACAGTATTTTTTCCCATTTCAGATTCAAATTAA
- the rodA gene encoding rod shape-determining protein RodA: MFRRISLLNKRGSLQKKDSFNRGYLFSPLLLIPLFFVVISGFLIKSIQGEFLVSNYLSHILTGFLGYFLAFFISYIPLERIRKYLIPLYFCTLISLFLIYFFGISVSGAQRWLNLGIFSFQPSEVAKLSTVLTLALVLDRKIILTIKDLVLPFLVVIVPWLLIFFQPDLGTSLVLLVLTGVMLYWSQMPIEWILILIFCIVTSILYLTSPTLLIFWIPFMGYLAYRSSKNKIIFSALSISFHLLVAKLTPILWQYGLKDYQKDRLVLFLDPNRDPLGGGYHLIQSQIAIGSGGLWGTGLLQGKLTNLQFIPEQHTDFIFSALGEELGFVGCMIVLFMFFFLIKKLIDTAKIARTNFESLIVIGIAATFLFQIIINLFMTIGLGPVTGIPLPFMSYGRTALVINFISIGFVLSILKRSRKLRI; encoded by the coding sequence ATGTTTAGGAGAATTTCTTTATTAAATAAGAGAGGATCTTTACAAAAAAAAGACAGTTTTAATAGAGGATACTTATTTTCTCCACTACTTTTAATTCCCCTTTTTTTCGTTGTTATTTCGGGTTTTTTAATTAAAAGTATTCAAGGTGAATTTTTAGTATCGAATTATTTGAGTCATATCTTAACTGGTTTTTTAGGTTATTTTTTGGCATTTTTTATTTCTTATATACCGTTAGAGAGAATTAGAAAGTATTTGATCCCATTATATTTTTGTACTTTAATATCCTTATTTCTAATTTATTTTTTTGGGATCTCAGTTTCCGGTGCTCAAAGGTGGCTAAACTTGGGCATCTTTTCTTTTCAGCCTTCAGAAGTCGCAAAATTAAGTACTGTATTAACTCTTGCTTTAGTGCTTGACAGAAAAATAATCTTAACAATAAAAGACTTAGTATTGCCCTTTTTAGTAGTTATTGTTCCATGGTTATTAATTTTTTTTCAACCCGACTTAGGCACCTCTTTAGTTTTATTAGTTTTGACAGGTGTGATGCTCTATTGGTCTCAAATGCCTATAGAGTGGATTTTGATATTAATCTTTTGTATTGTTACTTCAATATTATATTTAACCTCACCAACTCTTCTTATTTTCTGGATTCCGTTTATGGGATATCTTGCTTATAGATCTTCGAAAAATAAAATTATTTTTTCTGCTCTCTCTATTTCGTTTCATTTATTAGTTGCAAAATTGACACCAATATTATGGCAATATGGCTTAAAAGATTATCAAAAAGATAGATTAGTTTTGTTTTTAGATCCAAATAGAGATCCATTAGGTGGCGGATATCATTTGATTCAGAGTCAAATTGCAATTGGTTCTGGTGGTCTTTGGGGTACTGGTTTGTTACAAGGTAAACTAACTAATTTGCAATTCATACCAGAACAACATACTGATTTTATATTCAGCGCTTTAGGCGAAGAGTTGGGCTTTGTAGGATGCATGATAGTTTTATTTATGTTCTTCTTTTTGATTAAGAAACTTATTGATACTGCAAAAATTGCTAGGACAAACTTTGAATCTCTAATCGTAATTGGAATCGCCGCAACTTTTTTATTTCAAATAATAATAAACTTATTTATGACTATTGGATTAGGACCAGTTACTGGAATTCCCCTCCCTTTTATGAGTTACGGTAGAACGGCATTAGTGATTAATTTTATATCTATTGGATTTGTCTTATCTATATTGAAACGTTCAAGAAAACTCAGAATTTAA
- a CDS encoding Mrp/NBP35 family ATP-binding protein, with protein sequence MTTIEDANFALQKVLDAGSKKNVIELAWIKNVRVTIPRVIVTLSLPSFANSQRDRIVQEVRKILLDFEDIEDVQIEIDNNLSKTESKTESNGSELQRIDGIRHIIAVSSGKGGVGKSTIAVNLACSLAKLGLKTGLLDADIYGPNTPLMMGVAEQNPKVTEGSGTDQRLIPINKYGISLVSMGFLIEEGQPVIWRGPMLNSIIRQFLYQVEWNNLDFLVIDLPPGTGDAQISLSQSVPISGAIVVTTPQQVSLQDARRGLAMFKQLGVPLLGIVENMSVFIPPDMPSKKYEIFGKGGGQTLAKENDLPLLAQIPIEIPVVDESNKGIPISISQPKKESSIEFNNLAQLIKNHFVYR encoded by the coding sequence ATGACCACAATAGAAGATGCGAATTTTGCTTTACAAAAAGTTCTAGATGCTGGATCAAAGAAAAATGTAATTGAATTAGCTTGGATTAAAAACGTAAGAGTAACTATACCAAGAGTAATCGTAACACTATCATTACCATCATTTGCAAATTCTCAGAGAGATAGAATCGTACAAGAGGTTCGTAAAATATTACTAGATTTTGAAGATATTGAAGATGTTCAAATAGAGATAGATAATAATCTTTCCAAAACAGAATCTAAAACCGAAAGTAATGGTTCTGAATTGCAGAGGATTGATGGCATAAGACATATCATTGCTGTTAGCAGTGGTAAAGGTGGAGTTGGGAAAAGTACAATTGCAGTTAATCTTGCTTGTTCATTAGCTAAATTAGGCTTAAAAACTGGTTTACTGGATGCGGATATTTATGGACCTAATACTCCTTTAATGATGGGAGTCGCCGAACAGAATCCAAAGGTTACAGAAGGTAGTGGTACTGATCAAAGATTAATACCTATAAATAAATATGGAATTTCATTAGTATCAATGGGTTTCCTCATTGAAGAAGGTCAGCCAGTTATATGGAGAGGACCAATGCTAAATAGTATTATCCGTCAATTTCTATATCAAGTTGAATGGAATAATCTTGATTTTTTGGTTATTGACTTGCCTCCAGGAACAGGAGATGCTCAAATATCCCTTTCGCAATCTGTGCCTATTTCTGGAGCTATTGTTGTAACAACTCCACAACAAGTATCTTTGCAAGATGCAAGGAGGGGATTAGCAATGTTTAAACAACTTGGCGTACCATTATTAGGAATTGTAGAAAATATGTCAGTATTTATTCCGCCAGATATGCCAAGTAAAAAATATGAAATTTTTGGTAAAGGTGGTGGACAAACATTAGCGAAAGAAAATGACTTACCATTATTAGCCCAAATACCTATTGAAATTCCTGTTGTTGATGAAAGCAATAAAGGAATACCAATCTCAATTAGCCAGCCAAAGAAAGAAAGTTCTATTGAATTTAATAATTTAGCACAATTGATTAAAAATCATTTTGTTTATAGATAA
- the hemF gene encoding oxygen-dependent coproporphyrinogen oxidase, translating into MFKEPPKSSREKTKNLLLTLQDKICTGLENIDGKGKFIEESWLRDEGGGGRSRVLKNGSIFEQAGVNFSEVYGKELPQSIISQRPEAKGHEWFATGTSMVLHPKNPYIPTVHLNYRYFEAGPVWWFGGGADLTPFYPYLSDVRNFHKEHKKACEKVDKDLHKVFKPWCDEYFFLKHRNESRGIGGIFYDYQDGSGNIYRGNNQNGEASKASENIGKTNLNWDNLFSLAENCGQAFLPSYLPIVEHRASQKYTSHEREFQLYRRGRYVEFNLVWDRGTIFGLQTNGRTESILMSLPPLARWEYGYKPKKGSREEFLTSIFTKPQDWLNDKELEKFCIDNNIFN; encoded by the coding sequence ATGTTCAAAGAACCTCCTAAAAGCTCGAGAGAAAAAACTAAAAATCTCTTATTAACTCTACAAGACAAAATTTGTACGGGCCTTGAAAATATAGATGGCAAAGGAAAATTTATCGAAGAGTCTTGGCTAAGAGACGAAGGTGGTGGTGGAAGATCAAGAGTATTAAAAAACGGTTCAATTTTTGAGCAAGCAGGAGTAAATTTTTCTGAAGTATATGGGAAAGAGTTGCCTCAATCAATAATCTCTCAGAGGCCCGAAGCTAAAGGTCATGAATGGTTTGCTACAGGTACTTCTATGGTATTGCATCCTAAGAATCCCTATATTCCTACAGTTCATCTAAATTATCGTTATTTCGAAGCTGGTCCTGTTTGGTGGTTTGGTGGAGGTGCAGACTTAACCCCTTTTTATCCTTATCTTTCTGATGTGAGGAATTTTCATAAAGAGCATAAAAAAGCTTGTGAGAAAGTTGATAAAGATTTGCATAAAGTTTTCAAACCATGGTGTGATGAATATTTTTTCTTGAAGCATAGAAATGAATCTAGAGGCATAGGAGGTATTTTTTATGATTATCAAGATGGTTCAGGCAATATCTATAGAGGAAATAATCAAAATGGAGAGGCATCAAAAGCTTCAGAAAATATTGGCAAAACTAATTTAAACTGGGATAATTTATTTTCTTTAGCGGAAAACTGTGGGCAAGCATTCCTACCCTCTTATCTACCAATTGTTGAACACAGAGCTTCTCAAAAATATACTTCTCATGAAAGAGAATTCCAGTTATATCGAAGAGGTAGATATGTCGAATTCAATTTAGTTTGGGATAGAGGGACGATTTTTGGACTACAAACAAATGGTAGAACTGAATCTATATTAATGTCCTTACCGCCTTTAGCTAGATGGGAATATGGATATAAACCTAAAAAGGGTTCTCGAGAGGAGTTTCTCACATCAATTTTTACAAAACCCCAAGATTGGTTAAATGATAAAGAGCTCGAGAAATTCTGTATAGATAATAATATTTTTAATTAA
- a CDS encoding cofactor assembly of complex C subunit B, with the protein MSYSLNSTLLLTILLAIGLFFFLKASSKDRTTIVEISSSQQPVKVLNGLCEWLNLRGWKQTGGDFEQRILIFKGQVISSKFLAIFLGFLGGFGSCALGLVIIQIYPELGWWPILLGLIGGPLSGIVYFKKSAREEKFELRLINENENDSTFMRLRAHRDELISLENELGEKLQLKSDGSLFKTPI; encoded by the coding sequence ATGTCCTATTCCTTAAATTCAACATTATTGCTAACAATTCTCTTGGCCATAGGATTATTTTTTTTTCTTAAGGCTTCGAGTAAAGATAGAACAACCATCGTTGAGATTTCATCTTCTCAGCAGCCAGTTAAGGTTTTAAATGGTTTATGTGAATGGCTTAATTTGAGGGGATGGAAGCAAACAGGAGGAGATTTTGAACAAAGAATTTTAATATTCAAGGGTCAAGTTATTTCTAGTAAATTTTTAGCAATTTTTTTAGGTTTTCTTGGCGGTTTTGGTTCTTGTGCTTTGGGATTAGTAATTATTCAAATATATCCTGAATTAGGTTGGTGGCCTATTCTTTTGGGATTAATTGGTGGCCCTTTGTCTGGAATTGTTTATTTTAAAAAATCAGCAAGAGAGGAGAAATTTGAATTAAGGTTGATCAACGAAAACGAAAATGATTCAACTTTCATGAGACTAAGAGCTCATAGGGATGAATTAATCTCTTTAGAAAATGAACTTGGCGAAAAACTTCAATTGAAAAGTGACGGTTCTTTATTTAAAACACCTATTTAA
- a CDS encoding ribonuclease H-like domain-containing protein produces the protein MTIENKNIDLLYSDLTADLYNLYKKSSYLAIDTEAMGLIHGRDRLCLVQICNEFKKTSCIKIELNTSSSPHLKALLEDDKITKIFHYARFDVAALKCNLKINTKNIFCTKIASKLARTYTNKHGLKDLINELLGIELDKSSQSSDWGSNEDLTKDQLDYAANDVRYLIEAMHKLKVILERENRYELAQKCFETVSVHADLDILKFSNIFEH, from the coding sequence ATGACTATTGAAAATAAAAATATTGATCTTCTTTATAGCGATTTAACAGCAGATTTATACAATCTTTATAAAAAATCATCCTACCTAGCTATTGACACTGAAGCAATGGGTTTAATTCATGGAAGAGATAGACTCTGTTTAGTACAAATATGCAATGAATTCAAAAAAACATCTTGTATAAAAATCGAACTTAATACTTCTTCTTCGCCTCATTTAAAAGCACTTCTTGAAGATGACAAAATTACTAAAATATTTCACTATGCGAGATTTGATGTAGCAGCTCTAAAATGCAATCTTAAAATTAATACAAAAAATATTTTTTGTACAAAAATTGCTAGTAAGTTGGCAAGAACTTATACAAACAAACACGGTTTAAAGGATTTAATTAATGAATTGTTAGGTATAGAACTGGACAAAAGCTCACAAAGTAGTGACTGGGGTAGCAACGAAGATTTAACAAAAGATCAATTAGATTATGCAGCAAATGATGTTAGATATTTAATTGAAGCTATGCATAAATTAAAGGTTATCTTAGAAAGAGAGAATAGATATGAATTAGCTCAAAAATGTTTCGAAACAGTTTCTGTACATGCTGATTTAGACATACTTAAATTTTCAAATATATTTGAACATTAA
- a CDS encoding lipid-A-disaccharide synthase-related protein yields MSHSLLIICNGHGEDVIASEIIKRLLKKIKNKNIEVLPLVGNGDVFNSIKSKNFRKIGFLKELPSGGFSNQSLKGFVLDLFAGFLIDNLRNFLIVRKKSKHNCKIIAVGDFLPLLYAWSSECEFSFIGTPKSDHTWSSGPGWDLSDFYHKLKGSEWDLWEMFLMKSPRCKNLIMRDKITANNLNRKNIDAKYLGNPMMDFVNATNEKISNIISFKRIILLVGSRYPEALKNLDNFLNCLQDFHLSKDLVILLPLSINANVIQIQSYLNKYGFIKQSKVKFLIDEDSVWKKKDQYVVIGKGKFNSWANMAEVGLSNAGTATEQIAGLGIPSLSLPGPGPQFTKSFAKRQSRLLGGSVLVCKNKKILLKRLSLLLKGKVDRLEQAKIGKKRMGESGASKKIVDAINLNLLS; encoded by the coding sequence GTGTCTCATTCTCTATTAATTATATGCAATGGTCATGGAGAAGATGTAATAGCATCGGAAATAATAAAAAGATTACTGAAAAAAATAAAAAATAAAAATATTGAAGTTTTACCGTTAGTAGGAAATGGAGATGTATTTAATTCCATAAAATCAAAGAATTTTCGTAAAATAGGATTTTTAAAAGAGCTGCCTAGTGGAGGTTTTAGTAATCAAAGTCTGAAGGGATTTGTGCTTGATTTGTTTGCAGGATTTTTAATCGATAATTTAAGAAATTTTCTAATTGTAAGAAAGAAGTCAAAACATAATTGCAAAATTATTGCAGTAGGAGATTTCTTGCCATTACTTTACGCTTGGAGTTCAGAATGCGAATTTAGTTTTATTGGAACTCCCAAAAGTGATCATACTTGGAGTAGTGGCCCAGGTTGGGATTTAAGCGATTTTTATCATAAGTTGAAAGGTTCTGAATGGGATCTATGGGAAATGTTTTTAATGAAATCTCCAAGATGTAAAAATTTAATTATGAGAGATAAAATTACAGCTAATAATTTAAATAGAAAAAATATTGATGCAAAATACTTGGGTAATCCAATGATGGATTTTGTTAATGCAACAAACGAGAAGATATCAAATATTATTTCTTTTAAAAGGATTATTTTATTAGTTGGAAGTAGATACCCTGAAGCTCTCAAGAATCTTGATAATTTTCTGAATTGTTTGCAAGATTTTCATTTATCAAAGGATTTGGTAATACTTTTGCCTTTGAGCATTAATGCGAATGTGATTCAAATTCAAAGTTATTTAAACAAATATGGTTTTATAAAACAGAGTAAAGTTAAATTTCTAATTGATGAAGATTCAGTATGGAAAAAAAAAGATCAATATGTAGTGATTGGAAAAGGTAAATTCAATTCATGGGCCAATATGGCAGAGGTTGGCCTTTCTAATGCAGGAACTGCTACAGAGCAAATTGCTGGTCTTGGAATTCCATCTCTTTCTCTACCGGGACCTGGACCACAATTTACAAAATCATTTGCAAAAAGGCAATCAAGATTATTAGGAGGCAGTGTGTTGGTTTGCAAGAACAAAAAAATTCTTTTAAAACGTTTAAGTTTACTTTTGAAAGGAAAAGTTGATAGGTTAGAACAAGCAAAAATTGGAAAAAAAAGAATGGGGGAATCGGGAGCAAGTAAGAAAATCGTAGATGCGATAAACCTTAATTTGTTATCTTAG